GGGCCGATCAGGTGGTGCTCGAAGCCGAGCCGCTCCATCGCCCGCATCAGCTCGCTGGGACGGCGGTTGTAGAAATTGAGCGTGTGGCCGTTGGATTCGTAGATCATAACGGGGGGCTCGCTGCCGCCGAGGAGCTTGCGCATGCCGTCGATGGCTTTGATTTCCGAGCCTTCCACGTCGAGCTTGATGAAATCGACGCGCTTGACGTTCAATTCGGCGAGCAAGTCGTCGACGGTCAGCGCGCGAACTTCGACGCTCTTCGCCTCGTTCTCGGCCGTGGCGACGTGGCCATAGGGGCCGTACGAGAAGAATTTCAAGACGCCGGGGCGATCACTGACCGCGGCATGCACCACCTGCATATTGCGGAAATGATTCCGCTTGACGCTGGCGCGGAGAAGTGACACGTTCTCCGGCGAGGCTTCGACCGCGATCACGCGGCAGCCGGCCGCGGCGGCGGCGAGCGAAAATGTGCCAAGGTGAGCGCCCAAATCGAGCACCGTTTGACCAGGCTTGATCAGCGAGAGCATCAACTCGAGAGGCTTATTCTCGAACACTTGGCCGCCGGCAAAATGCTGCGTAACGGCATCTTCCGCCTGGGCGTTAATGACGATGTCGAATTCAACGCCTTCGGCCACGCGCACATGATGGCAGGCCGTCGGGCAAGCGGGGGTTTGAGCGGTCATAGACTCCTCCATGAGTCAAGTGCCAATGCACTTCTGATGCCAAATGTCGGGCGTCCTTGCCCAGGTCGAATTCAGTTTTCACCACGGAGTCGAGGGGGCGAATCCTCTGGAATACGTCACGCCGCGAGTTTCGCGGCCTTATGCATGTGGTCGGCGTAGTGGCGGATGACTTCGTCCGGGCGGCCGACCATGCGGATCGTGCCGTGATCGAGCCAAATGACGTGGTTGCACAGGTTGCTGATCGATTTCAGGTCGTGGCTGACCATCACGATCACCTTGGCTTTTTCCATCATCCCGTACATCCGCGCGCGCGCTTTGTCCTGAAATGCCAGATCGCCGGCGCTCAACACTTCGTCCACAAGCAGCACTTCGGGCTCGATCGACGTGGAAATCGAAAACGCCAGGCGGAGCAACATGCCGGAGGAGTAGTATCGCACGGGCATGTCGAGGAACTCGCCTAGCTCGCTGAACTCGGCGATCGATTCAATCTTGCTGCGCACCGTTTTCGGCGTGGCCCCTTGCAGGTAGCTGCGAAAGGCGATGTTTTCCCAACCGTTGGCTTCCATCTCGAAGCCGAGGGTCAATTCGAACAGCGAGCTGATCTGACCTTCGACGATTCTCGTGCCGGAGGTCGGAGGATAAATCCCGGCCAGCATTTTGAGCAGCGTGCTTTTGCCGGCGCCGTTGTGGCCGATCACGCCGACGCGGTCCCCTTCGTGGGCTTCCAGTTGAATGTTGCGGAGCGCGCGCACTTCGGTGATCGGGTTGCGCGACTTCCGAAACATCTGGCGCACGACGAATTCCTTGAACGGCACGCGCCCGCATTGCCGCAGGTGAAACGTGAGGGAGACGTTATCTAAGTGGACGCGCGACATGCTGGGATTCGAATCAAGGTGAGGCGGAAGGCGATCAGTGTTGCTTGGGCCTAGGCTGCTTTCTGGGAGGACTCGTGGGATTTTAGACGCCGCGCCCAGTGCCCCAGCCGCGGATAACGACGCACCAGGCCGCGGAGCCTCGCGGCTACCGGGGCTAAGGGCGACAACGGCTGCAAGCGCAGGACTTCGGCGGTCAGTCGCTGGATGGCTTCGTGCTGCAATTGCATGACGGCCACCTGCTCCTCAATTCTTCGCTGGCATGTCGCACCGATGGCTTCGACCTGGGCAATATGTTCGTAGAGAATGTAGTCGTCGAAGACATTCGGGGGAACGTCAAAATGATGTTGAAGTGCGGCGTCTTCGGAGCGCAGGTAAAAGCGGTTGAGTCCGTCGAAATAGGCGAAGCGGTAATCCGCGTCGAGGAGCAGGTGCTCCCACTCAGAGTGCGTAGTCTCGGTGCGGTGCGGCCGGGTGGCCTCGATGAGAACGACCCTGGGACGGAAACGTCGCCAGTCGGCGCCGTTGAGCACCTGCCGCTCGTAGCCTTCGACGTCGATCGACATGAAATCGATCTGGCCGACGCCGTGGGCCTCGCAAATGCCTTTCAGCGTCCGAATCGGCACGCGGCGGACGTTGAACTCGAAGCCGAAACGAGCGCGATGATCTTCGGCCTCATGGCGCACGAACGTGGATAAGGCCGGCGAACTGGGAAACTCGTAGAACGTCTCCTCCCCGTCGCGGTCGGCCACGGCGACGTTCAGATTGACGTCGCGCGGACGATCTTGCGCCAATAGCGGAAACTTCTCGTTCGGCTCGACGTTGATGCCGTGCCAGCCGAGTTCCGAGAAGTACTTCGTGACGGAACAGTTCTTAGGGTCGTTCGCGCCGACGTCGATATAGAATCCGTGCTGACGCCGCCCGAAGATGCGGGCAAGCAGCACGTCTTCGCGATTCTGAGCGTACGAGATCATCGGCATGGCGCGGTCCCAGTGCGGTTATCGCAGGCAGACTACATATGGAAAATCACACGGCGCTGCAGGCGATGCAAAGCGAAGGTTGCGACGGAGAACATCACCAGCACCGTGACACAGGCGACCAGGTAACTCGACATCGGCGGCGCTTCGCCGGAGATCAACGGGCGGCGCACCGTTTCCAACAACGCAGCCAGCGGGTTGTAATCCGCCATCCAGCCGAGCCCGCGCTGCCGGAGCAGGTCTTCTGGGATGATGATGGGCGTGGCGTAAAAGAGAATCTGTAGCCCGACTTCGAGGATGTGAAAGGTGTCGGGAAAATAGACGTTCGCCAGCCCCGTCAACGTGGCCAGCGACCAGCCAAATACCAGCAGCAGCAGCAGCACGGGAACAACCGTGGGCAGCATGGCGAGATTGTCGAAACCGCGCAGCGCCCACGTGAGCCCGATGACGACCGACAAAGCGATCAGCAAGTGAAAGCCTGCGCCAAGTACGACTCTGAGCGGGTAAATGGCCATCGGCGCGGGATATTGGCGGATGTAGGCCTCGCCCTGGTAAAGGCTTTGCGCCCCCTGCAACGCCGACGCGCTGACGAAGCCCCAGAACGCGAGCCCGCCGAGAATTTGCGGGCCGAGTTCTTTAAGATTCATGCCGAACAGGTTGCAATAGACGGTACAAAGCACTGTGGTCATGGCGATCGGGTTCAGCAGCGACCAGCCGATGCCGAGCATCGATCGCCGGTAGCGCGTTCGCAAGTCCATTCTGACCAGCGAGAACCAGAAATGGCGGCAGCGCCAGATGGAAGTAACGTATGCGTTCATGGGAGTTTCGCCCGGTTTCGATGGCTTGATGAATTCAGTGTCGCAATCCGGCGTTGCTAGGCGGCCTTGGCGTGTGGGAGCGTCGAGGTTGATGAATATTTGCGGTGCAGGACTTCGTTGATGACCTGGCGGTATCCCAGTGCGGCGACCGGGTAGGTGGCATATTGGCGGACCCAGCGTTGCGCGTTGCGACCAAGTTGCGACCTCGCGGCTGGATTTCGCAGCAAGTGTTCCAGCAAGGCGACAAGCTGCGGCACTTCGTTTTCGTCGACGTCGGCCTTCCAGCAGACGTCGTCGGGAAAGTCCGCGAACTGCTGGTAGTTGCTCACGATCAGCGCTTTGCCTTCGCCCAGGGCGCGGATCATCGTCCCGGAGGACTCGCCCATGCTGGGGCCGCGTAGATTGAGAACAACATCGCTCAAGCGAATCAGCGCGTCGAACTCGGCGTCGCTGAGATAGCCGGTGCGAATGACGTGTTCGTCGAGCTTCAGCGCTTGGATACGCTCCTCGATCCGCAATTCCGGATCGAGCGACTCGCCACCGACGACTAGGCGGACGGCGTAACCGCGATCGACCAGACCCCGGATGGCGGCCAGCACGCTGGGAAGTCGCTTGAGTCGATTCTGAAAGCCCATCGTGCTCACGACGAACATGTCCGGCGGAACGCCGAGGCGTTCACGCAGACCGCGTTGCGCCTGCTGATCCTCGTGCTGTGTGCCGGCCCGCGAACAGAGCGGCAACAAGCAAACGTGCGGAATACCCGCCAATTGATCGCCGGCCCAGCGGCTATGGACGATCGTCGCGAGACTACGCTTGAGGATCGCCTGGCACATCGGATAGTCGAAGACATTCGTGTGGCCCGATTGATATTCCTCCGGCGACTTGCCATGGCTCTCGCGCCAAGCCTCGTAGAATAGATGTTCGTCCGGCGTTTTCAGGAAGGCGTGTTGCAGGAATGGATGGATGTTGAAATCGTGCAGCACAGTGACGCCGGGGCAGTGCCGCGCGACGCGATAAATCTCCGTGTGCATCTCGCTGTTGTTGCCCAGGTGGTAGATGGCCGTATCGAAAGAGGCGTGCGCGGCCGTCAAATCCTGGATGGGCCGCACGGGGAGGCCGTAAGTCTCCTGGGCGGAATCCGGCTGCGGTAGAAAAAGCGTGAGGTCGAGGAACTTGCGCAGTTCGTCGACGAGGCCCAGACTGTTATCGGCGATGCCGGAGCGTTGCGGGACCCACGGCGAGGCGTAGGCGACGCGCGGGCGCTGGTCGCCGACGGCTTGAACGGATACGGTTTGTTCGACGGCGATCCAGCGGAACGCGCGGCTGTAGGCCGCGGCCGCGTCAGCCCAATGAAACGTGCGCGCTCGTGCGACAGCGTTTTGTCGCAGCTTCGCGTCGTGTCGCGCGTGCAGGGCGTCGCTCAAGGCTCGGGCCATGTCGCGACGGTCATCAGGCGCGCAATAGAAGGCCAGTTCGCCGGCAACTTCGGGGATCGAAGAGACGCGCGTCGTGACGATCGGCAGGCCGCAGGCCATGGCTTCGAGCACAGGCAGCCCAAAGCCTTCGTAGCGCGACGGGAAAAAGAAAGCCGCCGCGCCGCGATAGAGGCGTGGTAATTCTTCGTCAGCTACGAAGCCCAGCATTTCCAGGCGATCGGCAACGCCCAGCCGCGCGGCCAACGCTTCGTATGCCGCTTTCGATTCCGGCGTGTACGCGCAGGCGACTACGAATCTCAGCGCGGCGTGCTCCTGCGGCGCACCCTGCACGAGCGTGGCGAACGCTTCGAGTGCGCCGTCCATGTTCTTGCGGACATCGAAGCCGCCCATCATCAAGACATAGGGCGACGCATCGTTGACGACCGGCGCACGTCGCGGCTGAAAGCGCGCCAGGTCCACGGCCAGCTGAATCACGCTCGAGCGGTCGGCGACGGTGGAATCGAAGCGAAGGTAGTCCTGGCGGGCGCTTTCCGAGATAAACAGCAGTTGCTCCGCCCACCGAGGCAACGCGCGCAGGCGGCGTAGATATTCGTCGCGCGCGGCGCTCGGCCAGCGATCGAGATACGTCTCGCGCATCGTCCAGGGAATGAGATCGTACACCGTGGCCGCGATCGCCGGTCCCTGGAGTTCGGTCGGCAGCACCACGTTCGGCATCAACGGATTGGCGCACCAATAGACGTCGATCCGGTGTTCGACGCAGGCCTTTTGCAATGCTGCGCTGTAAGTGATGTGCGGGACCGGATCGCCGGCGCGGGGCGGCGCGACCTCGATCTGCCTGACGCGCCGTTGTGCGGCTGGTTTGAGAGGCAGCGGCGAGTGCGCATTCGGCGTCGTGACAAACCACTCAGTGGACGGATCGTGCGTGATCAAATGATTGGCAAGCTGCGTCAACACTACGCCGATGCCGCGCCGGGCTTCGTGCGTGTGGAACGTCTGGCCGTCGATCAAAACGCGCATGATTAGGCGGCTCCCTCGAGGAAGCGGTCGATCACGGCGTCCCAGGCGTATTCGCGTCGCACGAACTGGCGGCCGGCCTTGGCCATGCGCTGCCGGGCGGATTCGTGTTCCCCGATTTTCAGCACGGCGTGGAATTCTTCACTCGCGCCGACCGCCGCGCCGCCGCCACTGCGCCGGCAATGACCGCTGGTCACAGGCGAGCGGGCCGAGACGATGACCGGAATACCGGTCAGCCAAGCCTCCATCACGACGATCGAAAAACTCTCGTTGACGGAGAGATTCACCAGCCCGGCGGCCTGTGCCATGACGAGGTATTTGTCTTGTTCCGGCAGGAAGCCGAGGTCGCGAAAGCCGGACTCTTGCGGCACGAGCGAGGCGTCGCCGCCGCCCAGGAACAACAATTCCTCGCGTCCGCCAGCGGCGCGGTGTTCGCGCATGTAACGGATAACTTCGTTGAGGTTCTTGCCGGGATCCTTGCGGCCGACGTAGACGACGTAGCGCTCGGGAAGTTGATAGCGCCTGCGGACGTCATCGAGCGCGGTTTGATTGTCGAGCGTCGGTTCCAAGCCGGAAGGAAGCTCGCAGCCGACGCCCGCGACCGGCGCTTCGACAAGCTTCCGGCCTAATCGATTGCCGAACAGCCGGATGGCGAGTGACTTTTCCGCTTCACTCAAGAAGCAGTGGCCACTCGCCGCGGCGAACATTTCCGCCGTGGTTTCCCAAAACGCCTGCGGTTCGTCATGCAGGCAAGGCAGGAGCACGAATCGCCCCGCCGCGGCATGACAGGCGGCGTCGACCAAACCTTGCGTGAACGGCAGCCCGACGACGACCCGTCCGACGGAATGCACCCGCACATGGTTCACGAGCGCATCGCTGTTGATCGTATGTGTGACGAACTGCCGCTGCTCTGTAGGCGAAAGTTCCTTGCGCTCGATTAAGCGGGCGTTCATCGCGTGATAACGGTCTTCGCCATCCGTGTTGACGGGAAAGCGGCGTACGGTGACGCCGTGGAGTTGTTCGGCGCCGACGGACAGCGTATTACGCCACCAGTTGTCGAAGGGGGCGCGGCAGCACGTGGTCAGCACTTCCACATCAAAGCCGCGTCGCGCGAGTTGTTCGGCCAACGTACGCGCCGCCACCTCCGCACCGCCAGCGAAGTGGCCGTACCAGGGTGTGACGAAAGTAAAACGTGGCGCTTCCATGCGCTGTGTGGTCGCCCTTTCAATGGCGTGTGGCAAAGACATGCGGCGAAAGCGTCGTACGGCCGCTCGGCGTCGGACCTTCCGTTTTGGAGCTCTCCTGAGTTGCTTGCGTTCGTAACGCGGCCACCGTGCGCTCCAAAAGCTGCACACGGGCTTGCAACTCCAACCGCGCGGCCTCCTCTTCCTTGAGACAGGTCACTGCCGTCCGCAGCGCTTGCAACAGTCCATAGTTGACCTGTCGCTGCGGCGCGGTGACGACGCGGGCGAGATACAAGACCACGCGCGACGTGAACCTCGCCAACCTGCGTTTGAATCGTCCGAAGCGGACGAACTCCGGCACCTGCGTGCCCACGAGCGAAGCGTTGCGTTCGACTTCGGTGAGCTGCGTGAGCACCGCGTCGCGCTTGGCGCTGCACGCACCCGGCGTCGGTCCGCCGAAGATGCCGTGCCGCGAAGCTTCGCCGGCGCCGGAACGAATCTCCAGCAGCAACGTCTCGACGTCGACTTCGGTCGGAATGGCGTCCAGCAAGTGCATGGCAACCGGCCCCTCGACTCAGGATGGGTTAGGCGGCCATACGCTTCGAGCCGCCGTGGCGTCCCGATCGTTGCAACGCCGCGAGATCGGCGTCGACCATCATCGTGACCAACTCGCGGAAACCGACTTCCATCGTCCAGCCCAGCTCGCGCTGCGCCTTGCTGGGGTCGGCCCACAACAGGTCGACTTCCGCCGGGCGATAGAACTTGGGATCCACCGTGACGTAGTCGCGGTAGTCGAGTCCCACGTGGCTGAAGGCGATGGTGACGAACTCTTCGACGCTATGCGTCTCGCCGGTGCCGATGACATAGTCGTCGGCCTCAGGCTGTTGCATCATCAACCACATGGCGCGAACGTAGTCTCCGGCGAAGCCCCAATCGCGCTTGGCCTGCAGGTTGCCGAGCCGCAGCTCGTCCTGCAAACCCAACTTGATGCGGGCCACGGCGTGCGTGATTTTGCGCGTGACGAATTCCAAACCGCGGCGCGGCGATTCGTGATTGAACAGAATGCCCGAACAGGCGAACATTCCGTAGCTTTCGCGATAGTTGACCGTGATCCAGTGCCCGTACACCTTGGCGACGCCGTACGGGCTGCGCGGGTACAGCGGCGTGGTTTCGCGTTGCGGCACTTCTTGCACTTTGCCGAACATCTCACTGGAGCTGGCCTGGTAGAAGCGAATGCCGGTGTCGACCAGACGAATCGCTTCCAGCATCCGGGTGACGCCCAGGCCGGTGCATTCGCCGGTCAGGATCGGCTGGTTCCAACTTGTGGGAACGAAGCTTTGCGCAGCGAGATTGTAGACCTCGTGCGGGCAGATGTCGCGCATCAGGTGGATCAGGCTGGCCTGATCGAGCAGATCGGCTTGATGCAACTGGAGGCGGTCCTTCAAATGCGCGACGCGTTCCAGCGTATCGGTGCTGGCGCGGCGGTGGGCGCCGTGAACTTCGTAGCCTTTGCTGAGCAGAAGCTCGGCGAGATACGAGCCGTCCTGGCCCGTGATCCCGGTGATGAGCGCCGTCCTTGGCATGACCACCCTTGCAGAAGTTTTTTGATGCACGAATCGGCCGCCGTCGCGGAGCGGGACGTGAATCTCGGTGAGCGTTGCGGCCGCGTCGCGCTTCCATACCCGACGCTATGCCGGGGGATCATAATTCGCCGTCGCGCGGCGTGTCAACGTCGGAAAATGATCGAAGTTACGCCAAATTAAACCTCATGCGACTTTGAGCCACGGGTCGATACAGTCGCCGCGGGGACATTCCCGAACTACTCTTCCCCCCAAATCGGATTTGTGGTGACATAGGGCGCTGGCGGTCCCCCGCCCCCCGACGGAACCTGGTGTGACGCGTGATCAACTACGAATTCTAGGTAACTGGCGCGATGCGGGTATTGCTCAACGGCATGTCGATGCTGGGACGCCTGACGGGAGTCGGGCAATACGCCTGGCGCTTGGCGGAGTCGTTGGATCAGCTCCCTGCCGTCGAAGCGGTGGACGTGTTCGAAGGGCGGCGGATCGTGCCGTGGAAATCTTTTCACGCCGGCGCCCAAGCCACGGAACGCGTCGATCGCTATGAGCGTCTGAAGTGCTGGGTGCGCGAACACGCGCCGTTTGCCCGGAACCTGGTCGGCCGCCTGCGTGCCGCCAGCTTCGCGCGGCAGACCCGCGGGCCGCACTGGAACGTCTACCACGAACCCAACTACATTCCCCAGGAATTCGCCGGCGCCACGGTCACGACCGTCTGCGATATGTCGTACTTACGCTGCCCCGAATACTTGCCGCAGGACCGTCTCCGCTGGCTCCGTCAGCGTTTGGAAACCAGCGTGCGCGGCAGCGAGGCGGTGATTGCGATCAGTGAATTCACACGCAGCGAGTTGCTGGATTTGTTCCCGGGACTGGAACCGAAGAAAGTGCATGTCACGCCGCTGGGCGTCGACTTGGAACGGTTCGACGCAACGAGTGACGACGATCAACTCGTGGCGATTCGCGCGCGGCATCGGCTACCGCCGCAATTCATTCTGTATCTCGGCACATTGGAACCGCGCAAAAACTTGCAGGGACTGGTGGCCGCATTCGGCCGTCTGCCGATGCGGTTGCAGCGCGAGTTCCCATTGGTGCTGGCCGGCATGTCCGGCTGGAAGCAACACTACTTTCGCCCGGCGCTCGACGCCCTGCGGCGGCGCGGTTTGGTGCATGAGTTGGGGTACGTGAGCGGAGCGGAGTTGCCGTCGCTGTTGCGCGCGGCGACCGTGTTTTGCTTTCCCAGTATTTACGAAGGGTTTGGGTTGCCGCCGCTGGAAGCGGCCGCGGTGGGCACGCCGGTCGTCGCGAGCAATTCGTCGAGCTTGCCGGAAGTACTGGGAAACGCCGCGGTATACGTCGACCCGTTGAGCGCGGACAGCATTGCCTCGGGACTGCGCGAAGTGTTGGAGAGCCATTCTTTACAGCTGAAACTGCGCGAAGCCGGGCCCGCCCGCGCTCAGCAGTTCACCTGGCGACGCTGCGCGGAGCGCACCGTCGCCGCCTACGAACATGCTGGAGCCTAGGCTTTGTCACAACGGAAATTCAAGAATCAAGATGCTCCTCTGTAGTCGAGGTCTGTGACCTCGGTAGTGCGGAATTCAGCGATTTTCGCCGCCCCACCGAGGTCACAGACCTA
The sequence above is drawn from the Planctomycetia bacterium genome and encodes:
- a CDS encoding FkbM family methyltransferase, with translation MTAQTPACPTACHHVRVAEGVEFDIVINAQAEDAVTQHFAGGQVFENKPLELMLSLIKPGQTVLDLGAHLGTFSLAAAAAGCRVIAVEASPENVSLLRASVKRNHFRNMQVVHAAVSDRPGVLKFFSYGPYGHVATAENEAKSVEVRALTVDDLLAELNVKRVDFIKLDVEGSEIKAIDGMRKLLGGSEPPVMIYESNGHTLNFYNRRPSELMRAMERLGFEHHLIGPKILLRATSFDVQPSVCLDYLATRRTPPQLPGWSFRGPHTEEEVIRALYEQSKSPAAEHRAYVARALGDAPQRIADDPRMQHVLAKLQLDTHPLVCGDAGRLPRQLKLPTWKLWWHKVRNRAA
- a CDS encoding ABC transporter ATP-binding protein, whose product is MSRVHLDNVSLTFHLRQCGRVPFKEFVVRQMFRKSRNPITEVRALRNIQLEAHEGDRVGVIGHNGAGKSTLLKMLAGIYPPTSGTRIVEGQISSLFELTLGFEMEANGWENIAFRSYLQGATPKTVRSKIESIAEFSELGEFLDMPVRYYSSGMLLRLAFSISTSIEPEVLLVDEVLSAGDLAFQDKARARMYGMMEKAKVIVMVSHDLKSISNLCNHVIWLDHGTIRMVGRPDEVIRHYADHMHKAAKLAA
- a CDS encoding FkbM family methyltransferase yields the protein MPMISYAQNREDVLLARIFGRRQHGFYIDVGANDPKNCSVTKYFSELGWHGINVEPNEKFPLLAQDRPRDVNLNVAVADRDGEETFYEFPSSPALSTFVRHEAEDHRARFGFEFNVRRVPIRTLKGICEAHGVGQIDFMSIDVEGYERQVLNGADWRRFRPRVVLIEATRPHRTETTHSEWEHLLLDADYRFAYFDGLNRFYLRSEDAALQHHFDVPPNVFDDYILYEHIAQVEAIGATCQRRIEEQVAVMQLQHEAIQRLTAEVLRLQPLSPLAPVAARLRGLVRRYPRLGHWARRLKSHESSQKAA
- a CDS encoding ABC transporter permease gives rise to the protein MNAYVTSIWRCRHFWFSLVRMDLRTRYRRSMLGIGWSLLNPIAMTTVLCTVYCNLFGMNLKELGPQILGGLAFWGFVSASALQGAQSLYQGEAYIRQYPAPMAIYPLRVVLGAGFHLLIALSVVIGLTWALRGFDNLAMLPTVVPVLLLLLVFGWSLATLTGLANVYFPDTFHILEVGLQILFYATPIIIPEDLLRQRGLGWMADYNPLAALLETVRRPLISGEAPPMSSYLVACVTVLVMFSVATFALHRLQRRVIFHM
- a CDS encoding glycosyltransferase; this translates as MRVLIDGQTFHTHEARRGIGVVLTQLANHLITHDPSTEWFVTTPNAHSPLPLKPAAQRRVRQIEVAPPRAGDPVPHITYSAALQKACVEHRIDVYWCANPLMPNVVLPTELQGPAIAATVYDLIPWTMRETYLDRWPSAARDEYLRRLRALPRWAEQLLFISESARQDYLRFDSTVADRSSVIQLAVDLARFQPRRAPVVNDASPYVLMMGGFDVRKNMDGALEAFATLVQGAPQEHAALRFVVACAYTPESKAAYEALAARLGVADRLEMLGFVADEELPRLYRGAAAFFFPSRYEGFGLPVLEAMACGLPIVTTRVSSIPEVAGELAFYCAPDDRRDMARALSDALHARHDAKLRQNAVARARTFHWADAAAAYSRAFRWIAVEQTVSVQAVGDQRPRVAYASPWVPQRSGIADNSLGLVDELRKFLDLTLFLPQPDSAQETYGLPVRPIQDLTAAHASFDTAIYHLGNNSEMHTEIYRVARHCPGVTVLHDFNIHPFLQHAFLKTPDEHLFYEAWRESHGKSPEEYQSGHTNVFDYPMCQAILKRSLATIVHSRWAGDQLAGIPHVCLLPLCSRAGTQHEDQQAQRGLRERLGVPPDMFVVSTMGFQNRLKRLPSVLAAIRGLVDRGYAVRLVVGGESLDPELRIEERIQALKLDEHVIRTGYLSDAEFDALIRLSDVVLNLRGPSMGESSGTMIRALGEGKALIVSNYQQFADFPDDVCWKADVDENEVPQLVALLEHLLRNPAARSQLGRNAQRWVRQYATYPVAALGYRQVINEVLHRKYSSTSTLPHAKAA
- a CDS encoding glycosyltransferase family 4 protein, yielding MEAPRFTFVTPWYGHFAGGAEVAARTLAEQLARRGFDVEVLTTCCRAPFDNWWRNTLSVGAEQLHGVTVRRFPVNTDGEDRYHAMNARLIERKELSPTEQRQFVTHTINSDALVNHVRVHSVGRVVVGLPFTQGLVDAACHAAAGRFVLLPCLHDEPQAFWETTAEMFAAASGHCFLSEAEKSLAIRLFGNRLGRKLVEAPVAGVGCELPSGLEPTLDNQTALDDVRRRYQLPERYVVYVGRKDPGKNLNEVIRYMREHRAAGGREELLFLGGGDASLVPQESGFRDLGFLPEQDKYLVMAQAAGLVNLSVNESFSIVVMEAWLTGIPVIVSARSPVTSGHCRRSGGGAAVGASEEFHAVLKIGEHESARQRMAKAGRQFVRREYAWDAVIDRFLEGAA
- the gmd gene encoding GDP-mannose 4,6-dehydratase, which gives rise to MPRTALITGITGQDGSYLAELLLSKGYEVHGAHRRASTDTLERVAHLKDRLQLHQADLLDQASLIHLMRDICPHEVYNLAAQSFVPTSWNQPILTGECTGLGVTRMLEAIRLVDTGIRFYQASSSEMFGKVQEVPQRETTPLYPRSPYGVAKVYGHWITVNYRESYGMFACSGILFNHESPRRGLEFVTRKITHAVARIKLGLQDELRLGNLQAKRDWGFAGDYVRAMWLMMQQPEADDYVIGTGETHSVEEFVTIAFSHVGLDYRDYVTVDPKFYRPAEVDLLWADPSKAQRELGWTMEVGFRELVTMMVDADLAALQRSGRHGGSKRMAA
- a CDS encoding glycosyltransferase family 1 protein — translated: MRVLLNGMSMLGRLTGVGQYAWRLAESLDQLPAVEAVDVFEGRRIVPWKSFHAGAQATERVDRYERLKCWVREHAPFARNLVGRLRAASFARQTRGPHWNVYHEPNYIPQEFAGATVTTVCDMSYLRCPEYLPQDRLRWLRQRLETSVRGSEAVIAISEFTRSELLDLFPGLEPKKVHVTPLGVDLERFDATSDDDQLVAIRARHRLPPQFILYLGTLEPRKNLQGLVAAFGRLPMRLQREFPLVLAGMSGWKQHYFRPALDALRRRGLVHELGYVSGAELPSLLRAATVFCFPSIYEGFGLPPLEAAAVGTPVVASNSSSLPEVLGNAAVYVDPLSADSIASGLREVLESHSLQLKLREAGPARAQQFTWRRCAERTVAAYEHAGA